The following is a genomic window from Hymenobacter monticola.
CTTCACCATGGAATAGGCTTCGATTTCGCCCGCCACAGCGCCGGCGTGGGCGTCGAACGAGCCCACCGCCACCACTGTATCGGTGCTCAGGCCCAGGCGCTGGGCCCACTCGTCGGAGAGGTGGCCAGCCACCTCGTCGGCGGTGTAGGTTTCGGTGAATAATCGATTGCGTAAACCGGCCAGTTTTGGTTCGAGGTGCACCAAAAACTCCTCCGAGGGCAGGCCATCCCAGCTCTCGTGCCACATGGCCTTGTGGCCGGCGGCGCAGCGGCTGCGCTTGAAGCTGGCCAGTTCGCCGCCGGTGAGCAGCAGCGTTATCCAGTCGCAGTGCTCCATCCAGGAGTGCGCGGCTTGGGCCACGGCGGCGTCCTCGCGCACCACGTGGGCTATTTTGGCCCAAAACCATTCCGAGGAGTAGATGCCACCCTCAAACTTGGTGTAGTCCTCGCCGCCCCAGGTGCGGGCTTTGTGGTTGATTTCGGCCGCTTCGGCCAGGGCGGTGTGGTCTTTCCAAAGCACGAACTGGGCATTGGGATTGTCGGCAAATTCGGGCAGGAGGCCCAAGGCCACACCGTCAGCATTCACCGGGCCGGGTGTGCTCCCGGTGGTGTCCACGGCAAGACCCTTTATCTGGTCGACGGGCACGGCCTGCGCCACGCGGCGCACCACGGCCTCAAGCCCTTCGATGTAGTCGAGCGGGTGCTGGCGAAACTGGTTTTTGGCCGGGTTGCAGTACTGCAGCGTTTTCCAGCGGGCGTAGTTGTGCACGGCCTGGGCCTGTTCGGCGCCGGTGCGGGCGTCGATGAGCACGGCGCGCACGGAGTCGGTGCCGTAATCGACGCCGATGACGTAGGCGGGGGTAGTGGTTTGTTCCACGGGAATAGGTTAATTGTTTTTAAGTCGTCTTGGTCGTTGTGCTGGTGGGCGCCTCACCCCCTGCCCCCCTCTCCCAAAAGGAGAGGGGGGCAGGGGGTGAGGCGCCGCGCCAGAACGGCACCTGATTTTTTACTTCCGCACCCCGAATTTGTAAGTGCTCACGGTGTGGTAGGTTTCGCCCGGCTTCAGCTCGGTGCTGGGGAACTTGGGCTGGTTGGGCGAGTCGGGGAAGTGCTGGGTTTCGAGGCAGAAGCCGGCGTGCTTGCCGTACACAGTGCCGCCCTTGCCTTTCAAGGTGCCGTCGAGGAAGTTGCCGGTGTAGAACTGAATACCGGGCTGGTCGGTGGTCACCTCCAGGGTGCGGCCGGTGGCGGGGTCATACACGGTGGCCGCGGCGTGCTCGCCGGTGGCGGTGTTCAGCACCCAGTTGTGGTCGTAGCCGCCGGGCACCTGCGCGATGCGCTCGCCGATGGCGTGGGGCGTGGTGAAGTCGAAGGGCGTGCCCTTCACCGGCTTCAGCTCGCCGGTCGGAATCAGGGTAGCGTCCACCACGGTGTAGCGGTCGGCGGGCAGGGTCACTTCGTGGTTTAGCACGTCCTTGCCGGCACCGTGGTTCAGGTTGAAGTAGGCATGGTTGGTGAGATTGAGCACCGTGGCCTTGTCGGTGGTGGCCGTGTAGTCGATTTTCAGGGCGTTGTCGTTGGTGAGGGTGTACACCACGGCCACGGTCAGGGTGCCGGGGTAGCCTTCCTCGCCGTCCTTGCTCGCGTAGGTCAGCTTCAGGCTCTGACCGTCGGCGGAGGAGCCGGGCTCTGCCTGCCACACCACTTTATCGAAACCTTTCAAGCCGCCGTGCAGCGAGTTCGGGCCGTTGTTTTTGGCTAGGGTATATTCCTTGCCTTCGAGGGCAAATTTACCACCCTTGATGCGGTTGCCGTAGCGGCCAATTAAAGCGCCGAAGTAGGGGCCAGCTTTCAAAAACTCGGGGCTCTGGTAGCCGCTCACGTTGTCGAAACCCAGAATGACGTCGCCCATCTTCCCGTCCTTGTCCGGCACGAGCAGACTGGTGAGCGTGCCGCCGTAGTTGGTGATGGTGGCTTTTACGCCGTTGGCGTTGGCGAGGGTGAAGAGCTGCACTTCGGTGCCGTCGGTGGTTTTGCCAAAGGAGGCGGAGGTAGGCATGGCGGTGGATTTCGTTTGGGCTGAATCGGCCGGGGCCGACGACACTGAGGTGGAATTTTGCTCGGCAGATTGGTTAGACCCGCAGGCGGCCAGCAACAGCAGGCCGGGCAATGTTACGGCCAGCAGCCCAGAACGGCGAAGTGAAATCATCGGTAACAGTTGGGAATATAAAGGTGAGAAGATGGGCAGCCACGAGCGTAACCGGACGGGTTTACACAATCGATTGTGCAATATAGGCAGTCGCCGCCCATTTTCACAAAATGCGCAGGGGCTTCCGATTGGGCGTTGCGCGGCAGCCAGGTTTATAAGCAACTAAAATGCCCGCAGCTAGACGCTAGAAAAGCCCCTGCGACTTGTGTCGCAGGGGCTTTTTGAAAGGAATTTCGCCGAATGAAATTAGGCGGCCCCAATGGCGTCCAGTGCCGCCAGGTCTTCGGCCGAGAGCTGAATGTCGGCCGTTTTCATGTTTTCCTCCAGGTGCTTCACTTTCGAAGTACCGGGGATGAGCAGAATGTTGGGCGAGTGGTGCAGCAGCCAGCTCAGCGCTATTTGTTGGGTAGTGGCGCCGTGCTTCTGCGCCGTGGTTTCGAGGGCGGCCAGGGCCTGGGCGTTGCCGCCGGCCAGCGGGTACCACGGAATGAAGGCTATGCCCTGCTCGCGGGTGTAAGCCAGCTCGGCTTCCCACTGGCGGTTATCCACGCTGTACTTGTTCTGCACCGACACGACTTTCACGTATTCCTGCGCCTGCTTAATCTGCTCGACGCTGACTTCCGACAAGCCAATGTGCTTGATGAAGCCCTGTTGCTGGGCCTTCTGCAAAAACTCCAGCGTCTGCTCAAACGGCACCTGCGGGTCGACGCGGTGGAGCTGGTACAAGTCAATCTGCTCCAGCTTCAGCCGCTTGAGGCTGCCGTGCAGGGCCTCTTCGAGGTGCTTGGGGCTGGCGTCGATGGGCCACTCGTTGGGGCCGGTGCGCAGCAGGCCGCCCTTGGTGCCGATAACGAGGCCGGCCGGGTACGGGTGCAGGGCTTCGGCAATCAGTTCTTCCGACACGTTGGGCCCGTAGCTATCGGCCGTGTCGATGAAGGTGACGCCGAGTTCCACGGCGCGCCGCAGCACGCGGATGGATTCGGCATGGTCGCGGGGCGGGCCCCAGATGCCGTCGCCGGTGATGCGCATGGCACCGTAGCCGAGGCGGTTCACGGTGAGGTCGCCGCCGAGGGCGAAGGTGGGATTGTAGGTTGACATGGGTTCGGGGTTGTAAGTGAAGCGCGCCACGGCCGGGATGGCCCGCTGCGAGCGCAGGAGAAGACAACCCATGCCAGCAAATGGTTTTGGCGGCGTTCCACATCGGTATGGCAATGCTTACTGCTACCGCTAAGCATCAAACACAAAGAAGCCCCCGCAGCAGGCGCTACAGGGGCTTCTTTTGGTTCGGTGTGTAGTGGCGGTAGGCCTACAGCTGAATGACCGGGAACGAGCCCACTACCTCGCCCACGCCGGTAAACGTGGTGCGGAATTGGCCGCTGACGACGCGGGTTTGGGTGTCGTAGGCCGTGGTGCCGGTGGTGTTGGTTCCGGTTTCCCCGTCCAGGCTGCTGCTTAGGGCATTCGTGGCTGCGCTGGCAGTGGCAGTACCCTTCGTGAAACGCAATAACAACGTTTTGCCGTTGCTAAGCTTGCCGGAAAGGGTCAGACGAGGGGCACCCGTCTGGTAGGTAGCATCAACGACGCGGGCTTCCCGAAGTTCGTAATCGGGGGCGCCGGCTTCGGAAACCGTTACCTTGATAGTGGATACTTCGGGCGTAGGGGCTGGGGTAGGCGCGTCTTTGCCACAGCCCGTGGCCAAGGCGCCCACCAGCAACGCCGGGGCCAAAACAGTGATAAATCGCATAGCGCTAATAAGATTGGTAAAATCGGATTGCCTCAAAGACAGGCGACTACGCCTGCTTCGGTTGAAAAGGAAATGGCGAGGCTGTGGCTTAAACCAATGATTGCAATACTTGATTCCCCACCTTGGCGCTGAGCTCGCGCACGGCGGCGGCAATGCCGGCGGCGTCGAAGCCGCACTCTTTGTAGAGCTCGTCCTGGGTGCCATGCTCCACCACACGGTCGGGAATGCCGAGGCGGCGCACCGGCAGGTGGAAGCCGTGGTCGGTGAGGAATTCGAGCACGGCCGAGCCAAAGCCGCCGGGCAGGCAGCCATCTTCCACGGTCACGATGGCGCGGTAGCGGCGGGCGATGTCGCGCAGCATTTCCTCGTCCAGCGGCTTGCAAAAGCGCATGTCATAGTGGCCCGCGTCGAGGCCCTCAGCCAGCAGCGTTTCGGTGGCTTTCACGGCGTAGTTGCCGATGTGGCCGATGCTGAGGATGGCCACGCCGCCTTCCTCGCCCTCGCGCACCACGCGGCCTGTGCCGATGGCCAGGCGCTGCAGCGGCGTGCGCCACTGCGGCATCACGCCCTCGCCGCGCGGGTAGCGGATGCTGAAGGGGCCGGCGTTTTCGGACAGGGTGGCGGTGTACATCAGGTTGCGCAGCTCCTGCTCGTTCATGGGGGCGGCCACCACAATGTTGGGGATGCAGCGCATGTAGGCCAGGTCGTAGCAGCCGTGGTGGGTGGGGCCGTCGGCGCCCGCAAAGCCGGCGCGGTCGAGGCAGAACACCACGTGCAGGTTTTGCAGGGCCACGTCGTGCACCACCTGGTCGTAGCCCCGCTGCATAAACGAGGAGTAGATGTTGCAGAACGGAATGAGGCCCTGCGTGGCCAGACCGGCCGAGAACGTAACGGCGTGCTGCTCGGCAATGCCCACGTCGAAGGCGCGGTCGGGCATGGCTTCCATCATGATGTTCAGCGACGAGCCCGAGGGCATGGCCGGCGTCACGCCCATCACCTTGTCGTTGGCCTCGGCCAGTTCCACCAGCGTGTGGCCGAACACGTCCTGGTACTTGGGGGGCTGGGGCTTCTCGGGCGTTTTCTTATAAATCTCGCCCGTGATTTTGTCGAACAAGCCCGGCGCGTGCCACAGCGTCTGGTCCTTCTCGGCCAGCGCGTAGCCTTTGCCTTTCACCGTCACGCAGTGCAGCAGCTTCGGGCCAGGAATGGTTTTGAGGTCGTTGAGGATGGTGACGAGGTGCTGCACGTCGTGGCCATCCACGGGGCCGAAATAGCGGAATTTCAGGGCCTCGAACAGGTTGCTTTGCTTGAGCAGGGTGGCCTTCATGGCCGCCTCCACCTTGCGGGCAATCTGCTGAGGATTGGGGCCGAATTTCGAGAGCTTGCCGAGAACGTTCCACAGCTCGTCGCGCACCTTGTTATAGGTGCGGGAGGTGGTGATGTCGGTGAGGTATTCCTTGAGCGCGCCCACGTTGGGGTCAATGCTCATGCAGTTATCATTGAGGATAACCAGCAGGTTGGAATTGGCCACGCCGGCGTGGTTGAGGGCCTCGAAGGCCATGCCGGCCGTCATGGCGCCGTCGCCAATCACGGCGATATGCTGCCGGTCTTTCTCGCCCTTGTAATCCGACGCCACGGCCATGCCCAGCGCCGCCCCGATGCTGGTGCTGCTGTGGCCCACGCCAAAGGCGTCGTACTCGCTTTCGCTGCGCTTGGGGAAGCCCGACATGCCGTGGTAGCGGCGGTTGGTGGGAAACTTGTCGCGGCGGCCGGTGAGGATTTTGTGGCCGTAAGCCTGGTGGCCCACGTCCCACACCAGCTGGTCGTAGGGCGTATTGAATACGTAGTGCAGGGCCACGCTCAACTCGACCACGCCCAGCGAGGCGCCGAAGTGGCCACCATAGATGCTCACCGAATCGATGATAAACTCGCGCAGCTCGGTGCTCAGCTGGACTAATTGCTCAGGAGCAAGCTTTTTGAGGTCGTTGGGCGAGTCTATCGCCGCGAGCAGCGGGCCGGGTTCAACTATCATCGGGGCAGGCGTGGTGGGAGTAGTGACGGTATGTAACCGCCTGACCCGCTAAAAGATTATGGGGCCGCCGCAAAGGTACGACGGCGAACGAAGAGCGGTTGTTCGGGAGCGGCAGAATAGGGCCCTTGGTCGGGATTTAGGCATTGATAATCTAGTTTTTGAATATCCCGCTGGCCTTCGGGGGGACCTTTGCGTATCGAATCCGCGCTGTCATCCTGAGCGCAGCGAAGGACCTTATCACTGATGAACAATAGTCGTTCAAGCTTGATAAGGTCCTTCGCTGCGCTCAGGATGACAGGCAATTTTGACATTATTTCAAAAAGAAAGCCGCTGGATGCAACCTCCGGCCCCCTCTACGGCACTTTGGCCGTTATGCATTGTATGAAACGAAATGTACCGGCCACGGCCGTCCTGTTTACGGCCCTGTTGGGCGCCTCTCACGCGGTTTCGGCCCAACAAACCCCGGGGGCGGGCGCCCGGCCGGCCGGCGCCCCGGCCACCGCAGCGCCACGCGCGGCCACGGGCCGCATTTCCGGCACCGTGACCGATGCGGCGACGGGTAAACCGGTGTCGTACGCTACGGTGGCGGTGCTCGATGCGGCCGGCAGCCCCGTGAACGGCGGGGTGGCAGGCGACGACGGCAAATTTGTGCTGGCGGGCATCCCGGCCGGCACTTACACCGTCCAGGTCAGCTTTCTGGGCTATAAAAACGAGGACAAAGCGGGCGTGATAGTCACGGCCGGCAACACCACGAGCCTGGGCGCGGTGGCCCTGGCTACCTCGGCCCAGAAGCTGGGCGAAGTAGTGGTGGTGGCCCAAAAGCCGCTGATTGAGGAGCGGGTGGACCGCACCGTGTACAACGCCGAAAACGACCAGACGGCCCGCGGCGGCGACGCCACCGACGTGCTCAAGCGCGTGCCGCTGCTGAGCGTGGACCTGGACGGCAACGTGAGCCTGCGCGGCTCCAGCAATATCCGGGTGCTCATCAACAACAAGCCCTCGGCCATTGCCGCCACCAGCATTGCCGACGCTTTGCGCCAGATTCCGGCCGAGCAGATTAAGTCGGTGGAAGTCATCACCTCGCCCTCGGCCAAGTACGACGCCGAAGGCTCGGGCGGCATCATCAACATCATCACCAAAACCAACAACCTGAGCGGCGGCACGCTGGGCATCGACGCCAGCGTGGGCACGCGCAGCAGCAACCTAAACCTGAACGGCAGCCTGCGCACCGGCAAGATGGGCTTCACGCTCAATGCCGGCGGCCGGGCGGGCTACAACATTCCGGGCAGCTTCTCGAACCGGCAAACGGTGAAGGACGGCTACGACAACGTGCTGTCGACCACCTCGCAGTCGGCCAGTACCAAACAGAACCAGGGCTTCGGCCGCTCGGTGCTGGGCTGGGACTACGACATCAACAAGCACAACTCGCTGCAGGCCTCGCTCTCGTACGGCGCGCGCCGCTCCAACAACGACCAGAGCCGCCTGACCACGATTTCCAGCCTGCCGCAAAACAACTCGGTGCGCGACGTGAGCGTGGTGGACAACTCGGGCACGGTGGATGCCAGCCTGAACTACACCCACACCTTCGAGAAGCCGCAGCAGGAATTCAGCATCCTGACGCTGTATAGCCGCAACGACCGCACGAACGACTTCACGAACACCGTGCTGAATTCGGATTTCAGCACGGCCAGCCGCCTGCGCAACGACAACCCCAGTTCCAACGAGGAATTCACGGTGCAGGCTGATTACCAATCCCCCATCGGCA
Proteins encoded in this region:
- a CDS encoding aldo/keto reductase; the protein is MSTYNPTFALGGDLTVNRLGYGAMRITGDGIWGPPRDHAESIRVLRRAVELGVTFIDTADSYGPNVSEELIAEALHPYPAGLVIGTKGGLLRTGPNEWPIDASPKHLEEALHGSLKRLKLEQIDLYQLHRVDPQVPFEQTLEFLQKAQQQGFIKHIGLSEVSVEQIKQAQEYVKVVSVQNKYSVDNRQWEAELAYTREQGIAFIPWYPLAGGNAQALAALETTAQKHGATTQQIALSWLLHHSPNILLIPGTSKVKHLEENMKTADIQLSAEDLAALDAIGAA
- a CDS encoding aldose epimerase family protein, encoding MISLRRSGLLAVTLPGLLLLAACGSNQSAEQNSTSVSSAPADSAQTKSTAMPTSASFGKTTDGTEVQLFTLANANGVKATITNYGGTLTSLLVPDKDGKMGDVILGFDNVSGYQSPEFLKAGPYFGALIGRYGNRIKGGKFALEGKEYTLAKNNGPNSLHGGLKGFDKVVWQAEPGSSADGQSLKLTYASKDGEEGYPGTLTVAVVYTLTNDNALKIDYTATTDKATVLNLTNHAYFNLNHGAGKDVLNHEVTLPADRYTVVDATLIPTGELKPVKGTPFDFTTPHAIGERIAQVPGGYDHNWVLNTATGEHAAATVYDPATGRTLEVTTDQPGIQFYTGNFLDGTLKGKGGTVYGKHAGFCLETQHFPDSPNQPKFPSTELKPGETYHTVSTYKFGVRK
- a CDS encoding ribulokinase → MEQTTTPAYVIGVDYGTDSVRAVLIDARTGAEQAQAVHNYARWKTLQYCNPAKNQFRQHPLDYIEGLEAVVRRVAQAVPVDQIKGLAVDTTGSTPGPVNADGVALGLLPEFADNPNAQFVLWKDHTALAEAAEINHKARTWGGEDYTKFEGGIYSSEWFWAKIAHVVREDAAVAQAAHSWMEHCDWITLLLTGGELASFKRSRCAAGHKAMWHESWDGLPSEEFLVHLEPKLAGLRNRLFTETYTADEVAGHLSDEWAQRLGLSTDTVVAVGSFDAHAGAVAGEIEAYSMVKVMGTSTCDIVVAPTSEVGAHLVAGICGQVDGSVIPGMLGLEAGQSAFGDLLAWFRQMLEWPLQQVLPHSKVLTPELQAALREEMSDTLLVKLSEAAAAVDPAESHVLALDWVNGRRTPDANQALKGALMNLTMGTSAPQVFRALVEAICYGSKQIVERFEQEGIAIKQVIGIGGVAKKSQFVMQTLADVLDRPIRIAVSEQAPALGAAMYAAVAAGLHADVLTAQKAMGNGFAETYTPNPARVADYAARYAQYQAFGKYVEAATVGQPDEPVMETEMPAITTA
- the dxs gene encoding 1-deoxy-D-xylulose-5-phosphate synthase, giving the protein MIVEPGPLLAAIDSPNDLKKLAPEQLVQLSTELREFIIDSVSIYGGHFGASLGVVELSVALHYVFNTPYDQLVWDVGHQAYGHKILTGRRDKFPTNRRYHGMSGFPKRSESEYDAFGVGHSSTSIGAALGMAVASDYKGEKDRQHIAVIGDGAMTAGMAFEALNHAGVANSNLLVILNDNCMSIDPNVGALKEYLTDITTSRTYNKVRDELWNVLGKLSKFGPNPQQIARKVEAAMKATLLKQSNLFEALKFRYFGPVDGHDVQHLVTILNDLKTIPGPKLLHCVTVKGKGYALAEKDQTLWHAPGLFDKITGEIYKKTPEKPQPPKYQDVFGHTLVELAEANDKVMGVTPAMPSGSSLNIMMEAMPDRAFDVGIAEQHAVTFSAGLATQGLIPFCNIYSSFMQRGYDQVVHDVALQNLHVVFCLDRAGFAGADGPTHHGCYDLAYMRCIPNIVVAAPMNEQELRNLMYTATLSENAGPFSIRYPRGEGVMPQWRTPLQRLAIGTGRVVREGEEGGVAILSIGHIGNYAVKATETLLAEGLDAGHYDMRFCKPLDEEMLRDIARRYRAIVTVEDGCLPGGFGSAVLEFLTDHGFHLPVRRLGIPDRVVEHGTQDELYKECGFDAAGIAAAVRELSAKVGNQVLQSLV